From the genome of Acidobacteriota bacterium, one region includes:
- a CDS encoding VirB3 family type IV secretion system protein, which produces MTTKPVQTPRPTVRVTYKGLHRRLTIWGVERRLFFLAMLLGAATFNLFYSFLAGLLMFVALYGFSLWATDRDPEMLRILLSSSKARRRFDPLKHQPAEVRMSR; this is translated from the coding sequence ATGACAACCAAGCCAGTTCAAACGCCGCGACCGACGGTCCGAGTCACTTACAAGGGGCTCCATCGGCGGCTCACCATTTGGGGCGTCGAACGCCGGCTGTTCTTTCTGGCGATGCTCCTGGGCGCCGCAACGTTCAACCTGTTCTATTCGTTCCTGGCCGGGCTGCTGATGTTCGTCGCCCTCTATGGCTTTTCTTTGTGGGCCACTGACCGGGACCCCGAGATGCTTCGCATCCTCCTGTCTTCGTCGAAGGCACGGAGGCGATTCGATCCACTGAAGCACCAGCCTGCCGAAGTGAGGATGAGCCGATGA